One Frankia alni ACN14a DNA window includes the following coding sequences:
- a CDS encoding LLM class flavin-dependent oxidoreductase yields the protein MLAGINFFPTVSPAEKPAVQFFDECLELSVLADRLGYHSVKIVEHYFYPYGGYSPDPVTFLAAVATRTERVRLVTGANVPAFNHPIKLAGQLAMLDNICHGRLDVGFARAFLPGEFEAFEISMDSSRARHQEGIAAILRLWQEEEVVWDGTFHRFGPVTMLPRVYQQPTPPVFIAATSTPESFVWAGSQGFNLMFIPFTSTNEKVAELLALYRGARLAAGYAPGSERIQMGIHCFVDDDGDRARREAAEYYSDYVEKMVHTWEAYMTARPEQYAGYADMIAGMRKKSLATLEENAQVYVGTPGQVREQVAATFEVFGAVEPSMQINFAAMPFADARRTMELFAAEVMPAFPEPSAA from the coding sequence GTGCTCGCCGGAATCAACTTCTTTCCCACCGTCTCTCCGGCGGAGAAGCCGGCCGTCCAGTTCTTCGACGAGTGTCTGGAACTGAGCGTCCTGGCGGATCGACTCGGATACCACTCCGTGAAGATCGTGGAACACTATTTCTACCCGTACGGGGGATACAGCCCGGACCCGGTGACCTTCCTGGCCGCGGTGGCGACCCGGACGGAGCGGGTCCGCCTCGTCACCGGCGCGAACGTGCCCGCCTTCAACCATCCGATCAAACTGGCCGGGCAGCTCGCCATGCTCGACAACATCTGCCACGGCCGGCTCGACGTCGGATTCGCCCGCGCGTTCCTGCCCGGCGAGTTCGAGGCGTTCGAGATCAGCATGGACTCCAGCCGAGCGCGCCATCAGGAGGGCATCGCCGCGATTCTGCGGCTGTGGCAGGAGGAGGAGGTCGTCTGGGACGGCACCTTCCACCGTTTCGGCCCGGTGACCATGCTCCCGCGGGTTTACCAGCAGCCCACGCCGCCGGTCTTCATCGCCGCGACCTCGACGCCGGAGAGTTTCGTCTGGGCCGGCAGCCAGGGTTTCAACCTGATGTTCATCCCGTTCACGTCGACGAACGAGAAGGTCGCCGAACTGCTGGCGCTGTATCGCGGCGCGCGGCTGGCGGCGGGATACGCCCCGGGCTCGGAGCGGATCCAGATGGGCATCCACTGTTTCGTCGACGACGACGGGGACCGGGCGCGCCGGGAGGCCGCGGAGTACTACTCCGACTACGTCGAGAAGATGGTCCACACCTGGGAGGCGTACATGACCGCCCGGCCGGAGCAGTATGCCGGCTACGCGGACATGATCGCCGGCATGCGCAAGAAGTCCCTGGCGACCCTGGAGGAGAACGCCCAGGTGTACGTGGGCACGCCGGGACAGGTGCGCGAGCAGGTCGCCGCGACGTTCGAGGTCTTCGGCGCCGTCGAACCGTCCATGCAGATCAACTTTGCCGCGATGCCCTTCGCCGACGCGCGCCGGACGATGGAACTGTTCGCCGCCGAGGTCATGCCGGCCTTCCCCGAGCCCTCCGCCGCGTAG
- a CDS encoding VOC family protein, translating to MKPLLGPLSWNLVYVDDLAAMREFYENVLGLPLRHATKYFAAYNTGGCTLELMARKDNGPDAENLRRGWDRNRVLMSFKVEKMDEVIAELGRRGAKLLHGPAPTVNEDGQEPDGRVAQFADPEGNIFELCDEPVFY from the coding sequence ATGAAGCCGCTGCTCGGGCCGCTGTCCTGGAACCTCGTCTACGTCGACGACCTGGCCGCCATGCGGGAGTTCTACGAGAACGTCCTCGGCCTGCCGCTGCGGCACGCCACGAAGTACTTCGCGGCGTACAACACCGGCGGCTGCACGCTGGAGCTCATGGCGCGCAAGGACAACGGCCCCGACGCGGAGAACCTGCGCCGCGGCTGGGACCGCAACCGCGTCCTGATGTCGTTCAAGGTCGAGAAGATGGACGAGGTCATCGCCGAGCTGGGCCGCCGCGGCGCGAAGCTGCTGCACGGCCCGGCGCCGACGGTGAACGAGGACGGCCAGGAGCCCGACGGCCGGGTCGCCCAGTTCGCCGACCCCGAGGGCAACATCTTCGAGCTCTGCGACGAGCCCGTCTTCTACTGA
- a CDS encoding TetR/AcrR family transcriptional regulator: protein MNPPSRNVERGAATREHLLGVATRLFAERGYEGTSIDAVLTETGVSRGSLYHHFKGKDALFDAVLEAVELDVGRRLVAAVGTDSSRDPATALRLGCMAWIGIAGDPVVQRILLIDAPGVLGWARWRELDERHAFGKIKQTVAELARDGVFDASMADLFAHVLLASMNEIALLVARADNQRAAIRHARAAVDELLRRLLRPT from the coding sequence ATGAACCCACCCAGCAGGAACGTCGAACGGGGTGCCGCGACCCGGGAGCACCTGCTCGGCGTCGCCACCCGGCTGTTCGCCGAGCGGGGCTACGAGGGCACCTCGATCGACGCCGTACTTACCGAGACCGGCGTGAGCCGCGGTTCGCTTTACCACCACTTCAAGGGCAAGGACGCGCTGTTCGACGCGGTGCTGGAGGCGGTCGAGCTGGACGTGGGCCGGCGGCTGGTGGCCGCGGTCGGCACCGACAGCTCCCGTGACCCCGCCACGGCACTGCGCCTGGGCTGCATGGCCTGGATCGGCATCGCGGGCGACCCCGTCGTCCAGCGGATCCTGCTCATCGACGCGCCGGGGGTCCTCGGCTGGGCGCGGTGGCGGGAACTCGACGAACGGCACGCCTTCGGCAAGATCAAGCAGACGGTCGCCGAACTCGCCCGGGACGGCGTGTTCGACGCCTCGATGGCCGACCTGTTCGCCCACGTGCTGCTCGCCTCGATGAACGAGATCGCCCTGCTCGTCGCCCGCGCCGACAACCAGCGCGCCGCGATCCGCCACGCCCGCGCCGCCGTCGACGAACTCCTCCGCCGCCTCCTGCGCCCCACCTGA
- a CDS encoding multidrug effflux MFS transporter, with the protein MVLLGAMTGLGPFSMSVHLPGLPRMADDLATSQSSVQLTMTACVVGIAVGQVVAGPLSDAYGRRRPLLVAMALYCATSAVCAAAWTVPMLAGLRFAQGMFAAFGMTIARAVIRDVADGQRLVRLFARMALVSGLTPIIAPNLGSALLVVTDWRGIFVVLAALGALFAALSVGSLRETLPPARRTRLRPASTARTYAALATDGAFLAPSLVVGLAYGAMFSYVSSSSFVLSDAYGVSQTVFGVLFAANAVGFMAGGQLGAALAGRRGTIRALRITLPAAATAAAGITLAALAGSGPAVVGTLFLTVASIGACMPIASAEAMRTRPDSSGTASGLLGLTQFALGGLIGPIVGAFGSTSALPLGIGMCLCLLAAFALCLRPAAPRPTPSPAA; encoded by the coding sequence ATGGTGCTGCTCGGGGCGATGACCGGTCTCGGCCCGTTCTCGATGAGCGTGCACCTGCCCGGCCTGCCGCGGATGGCCGACGACCTGGCCACGTCCCAGTCCTCGGTGCAGTTGACGATGACGGCGTGCGTCGTCGGAATCGCCGTCGGCCAGGTGGTGGCCGGCCCGCTGTCCGACGCCTACGGGCGGCGCCGCCCCCTGCTCGTGGCGATGGCGCTGTACTGCGCGACCTCGGCGGTGTGCGCGGCGGCCTGGACGGTGCCGATGCTCGCCGGCCTGCGCTTCGCCCAGGGGATGTTCGCCGCCTTCGGCATGACGATCGCCCGGGCGGTGATCCGGGATGTCGCCGACGGTCAGCGCCTGGTCCGCCTCTTCGCGAGGATGGCGCTGGTCAGTGGCCTGACTCCGATCATCGCCCCGAACCTCGGCAGCGCCCTGCTCGTGGTCACCGACTGGCGCGGCATCTTCGTGGTGCTCGCCGCACTCGGCGCGTTGTTCGCCGCACTGAGCGTGGGCTCGCTCCGGGAGACGCTGCCCCCGGCGCGCCGAACGCGCCTGCGCCCGGCCTCGACGGCCCGGACCTACGCCGCGCTCGCCACCGACGGCGCCTTCCTCGCCCCGTCGCTCGTCGTCGGGCTCGCCTACGGGGCGATGTTCTCGTACGTGTCGTCGTCGTCGTTCGTGCTCTCCGACGCCTACGGGGTCTCGCAGACGGTGTTCGGCGTCCTGTTCGCCGCGAACGCGGTCGGGTTCATGGCCGGCGGTCAGCTCGGCGCGGCGCTCGCCGGCCGGCGCGGAACGATCCGGGCCCTGCGGATCACCCTGCCGGCCGCGGCGACGGCGGCGGCGGGGATCACGCTGGCCGCGCTCGCCGGCAGCGGGCCCGCCGTCGTCGGCACGCTGTTCCTCACCGTGGCCTCGATCGGCGCCTGCATGCCGATCGCCTCGGCGGAGGCGATGCGCACCCGACCCGACAGCTCGGGCACGGCCTCGGGCCTGCTCGGCCTGACCCAGTTCGCCCTCGGCGGACTGATCGGACCGATCGTCGGCGCCTTCGGCTCCACCAGCGCGCTGCCCCTGGGCATCGGCATGTGCCTGTGCCTGCTCGCCGCCTTCGCCCTGTGCCTACGCCCCGCCGCCCCCCGCCCGACCCCCTCCCCCGCCGCTTGA
- a CDS encoding amidase, translating into MLTADPWPGDVVGLVEEFRAGRRSPAQELAAVLGAVERSGLGAVCHVDVEAAGAAARDVDLDLPLAGVPFAVKELEQVAGWPRADASVPLRHRRSARTSTQVQRLVAAGAIPVFQTPSSELARGDDTVSRLHGVTRNPWRPDASAGGSSGGSAAAVAGGLVTLATATDGGGSTRQPAAFCGLPGLKTTWRITPGGPEPVIEPLTVVTTVLTRSVRDLARVLDLTVGFDPRDPYSAPGPVGGRRFVAGLGAVPTRGLRIAWMPGLGGARPEPGVLAAVGDTFAELVAAAGLCQVAPPEVSFPAGAASFAGIAALRLYRWLAPHWPASADELTDDIASAMRAVTLLDPTVLAGLDDYRIAVIEAVAALFEAVDLVACPTVATEAFPAGDSAPRPPGPLAIANVSGCPAISIPAGSGPTGLPVGLQVFAPHHRDALLIELAAAVERVRPWPLVAPGAPR; encoded by the coding sequence GTGCTGACAGCCGACCCCTGGCCCGGCGACGTCGTCGGCCTGGTCGAGGAGTTCCGGGCCGGCCGGCGCAGCCCGGCGCAGGAGCTCGCCGCCGTGCTCGGCGCGGTCGAGCGGTCCGGGCTGGGCGCCGTCTGCCACGTCGACGTTGAGGCGGCGGGCGCCGCCGCCCGCGACGTCGACCTCGACCTTCCGCTCGCCGGGGTGCCGTTCGCCGTCAAGGAGCTGGAGCAGGTCGCGGGCTGGCCCCGGGCCGACGCGTCGGTACCGCTGCGGCACCGCCGGTCGGCGCGTACCTCCACCCAGGTCCAGCGGCTGGTCGCGGCCGGCGCGATCCCGGTGTTCCAGACTCCGTCGAGCGAGCTGGCCCGCGGCGACGACACGGTGAGCCGCCTGCACGGCGTCACCCGCAACCCGTGGCGCCCGGACGCCTCGGCCGGCGGCTCCTCCGGCGGCAGCGCGGCGGCGGTCGCGGGCGGCCTGGTCACCCTGGCGACGGCCACCGACGGCGGCGGCTCGACCCGCCAGCCCGCGGCCTTCTGCGGCCTTCCCGGGCTCAAGACCACCTGGCGGATCACGCCCGGCGGTCCGGAACCGGTGATCGAGCCGCTGACCGTCGTGACCACGGTGCTGACCCGCTCGGTGCGCGACCTCGCCCGCGTCCTCGACCTCACGGTCGGCTTCGACCCGCGCGACCCCTACAGCGCGCCCGGCCCCGTCGGGGGGCGGCGGTTCGTCGCGGGGCTCGGTGCGGTGCCCACCCGGGGGCTGCGCATCGCGTGGATGCCGGGGCTCGGCGGCGCGCGGCCCGAACCGGGCGTGCTCGCCGCGGTCGGGGACACGTTCGCGGAGCTGGTCGCCGCGGCCGGACTGTGCCAGGTCGCGCCGCCCGAGGTGAGCTTCCCGGCCGGCGCGGCGAGCTTCGCGGGCATCGCGGCGTTGCGGCTCTACCGCTGGCTGGCCCCGCACTGGCCGGCGAGCGCCGACGAGCTGACCGACGACATCGCCTCGGCCATGCGGGCCGTCACGCTGCTCGACCCCACGGTGCTGGCCGGCCTCGACGACTACCGGATCGCCGTGATCGAGGCGGTCGCCGCGCTGTTCGAGGCCGTCGACCTGGTCGCCTGCCCGACGGTGGCCACCGAGGCGTTCCCCGCCGGCGACTCCGCGCCGCGGCCGCCGGGCCCGCTGGCCATCGCGAACGTCAGCGGCTGCCCGGCGATCTCGATCCCGGCCGGGTCCGGCCCGACCGGGCTGCCCGTCGGCCTGCAGGTGTTCGCGCCGCACCACCGGGACGCGCTGCTCATCGAGCTCGCCGCCGCCGTGGAGCGGGTCCGCCCCTGGCCGTTGGTGGCCCCGGGAGCCCCGCGATGA
- a CDS encoding VOC family protein, with protein sequence MSLVDEPNLLPTVRPPIVTVAFDHIVLAVADPERSVRWWVEKFGMRTHRLEQWREGRAPFPSVEVAPGVIIDLDARTPRSGPGRNVNHFCLVIEPCDLAELAASGTFDVVGGPFHRYGAYGNSDLLYIRDPDGNVVELRHYGPSQLDGPC encoded by the coding sequence GTGAGCCTCGTCGATGAACCCAACCTCCTGCCCACGGTCCGACCACCCATCGTCACGGTCGCCTTTGATCACATCGTGCTCGCGGTGGCGGATCCGGAGCGGTCCGTGCGGTGGTGGGTGGAGAAGTTCGGCATGAGGACCCACCGGTTGGAGCAGTGGCGCGAGGGCCGGGCGCCGTTCCCGTCGGTGGAGGTCGCGCCGGGCGTGATCATCGATCTCGACGCCCGCACCCCGCGGTCCGGGCCGGGTCGCAACGTCAACCACTTCTGCCTGGTGATCGAGCCGTGCGATCTCGCCGAGCTCGCCGCCTCCGGCACCTTCGACGTCGTCGGCGGCCCGTTCCACCGCTACGGCGCGTACGGCAACAGCGATCTGCTCTACATCCGCGACCCCGACGGCAACGTCGTCGAGCTGCGCCACTACGGACCCTCCCAGCTGGACGGCCCGTGCTGA
- a CDS encoding fumarylacetoacetate hydrolase family protein gives MRLSTVRRPDGTTAAGRIEGDTIVLLDHPCVGTLIASGLDWRTAAAGGGGEVLPLDGADLAPLVPAPPKIICMGLNYATHLKEMGRTPPTHPTLFAKYTRALIGPTDDILVPPVTEAVDWEGELAFVIGTTVRFADEAAAREAIAGYTIMNDVTMRDWQFRTLQFLQGKSFEGSTPLGPALVTPDELDNPADLALRTLVNGEVMQKSRTSDLLFPPVEIVRYVSQFITLEPGDVLTTGTPGGVGHGRNPKVYLADGDVVTVDVEGLGVVRNTVRFA, from the coding sequence ATGCGTCTGTCGACCGTCCGCCGCCCGGACGGCACCACCGCCGCCGGCCGGATCGAAGGCGACACGATCGTGCTGCTGGACCATCCGTGCGTGGGCACGCTCATCGCGTCCGGTCTCGACTGGCGCACGGCCGCGGCCGGCGGCGGCGGCGAGGTGCTTCCGCTCGACGGCGCCGATCTGGCGCCGCTCGTCCCCGCCCCGCCGAAAATCATCTGCATGGGTCTGAACTACGCGACCCATCTGAAGGAGATGGGGCGGACGCCGCCGACGCATCCGACGCTGTTCGCGAAGTACACCCGCGCGCTGATCGGGCCGACCGACGACATTCTGGTGCCGCCGGTGACCGAAGCCGTCGACTGGGAGGGGGAGCTCGCCTTCGTCATCGGGACGACGGTGCGTTTCGCCGACGAGGCGGCGGCCCGCGAGGCGATCGCCGGATACACCATCATGAACGACGTCACCATGCGCGACTGGCAGTTCCGGACGCTGCAGTTCCTGCAGGGGAAGTCGTTCGAGGGGTCGACTCCGCTCGGGCCCGCGCTGGTCACCCCGGACGAGCTGGACAATCCTGCCGACCTGGCGCTGCGTACCCTCGTCAACGGCGAGGTGATGCAGAAGTCGCGGACCTCCGACCTGCTGTTCCCGCCGGTGGAGATCGTGCGTTACGTCAGCCAGTTCATCACCCTGGAGCCCGGCGACGTGCTCACCACCGGAACGCCGGGTGGCGTCGGCCACGGCCGGAATCCGAAGGTTTATCTCGCCGACGGCGACGTGGTGACCGTGGATGTCGAGGGACTCGGCGTCGTGCGCAACACCGTGCGATTCGCCTGA
- a CDS encoding ABC transporter ATP-binding protein: MTTGIVIDEAEPRSAVSGLTGRPILTVEGMTVRYGTSHGDVTAVDDVSFTLGHGERVALVGESGSGKTTLGLALAGFLTQDNVRIEHSRLDFDGAALSRVARSRLPERTPGLSMIFQDAMTTLDPVWPIGGQLRAVIRAAARTGGGGGGGGGGGGGGRPKRAEVRDRARYWLDKVGLRDTERVLRARPYELSGGMRQRAMIAIALCGGPKLLIADEPTSALDASLAREAMETMLALTRESGTSVLVISHDILLAQEYTDRTFVMYGGRIVEQRSSARLVDTATHPYTVALLRCVPTLESAELDELPTLASVAAETRPAAPAEVPSARTEGQD, translated from the coding sequence TTGACCACTGGCATTGTGATCGACGAGGCGGAGCCTCGCAGCGCGGTCTCCGGCCTGACCGGCAGACCCATCCTCACCGTCGAGGGCATGACGGTCCGTTACGGTACGTCGCACGGCGACGTCACCGCCGTGGACGACGTCAGCTTCACCCTCGGCCACGGCGAACGGGTGGCGCTCGTCGGCGAGTCCGGGTCCGGGAAGACCACGTTGGGCCTCGCGCTCGCGGGCTTCCTCACCCAGGACAACGTGCGCATCGAGCACTCCCGGCTGGACTTCGACGGCGCCGCGCTGTCCCGGGTGGCCCGCTCGCGGCTGCCCGAACGGACTCCCGGCCTGTCGATGATCTTCCAGGACGCGATGACGACGCTGGACCCGGTGTGGCCGATCGGCGGCCAGCTGCGGGCGGTGATCCGAGCCGCGGCCCGGACCGGTGGCGGTGGCGGCGGTGGCGGTGGCGGTGGCGGTGGCGGGCGACCGAAGCGGGCCGAGGTGCGCGACCGGGCCCGCTACTGGCTGGACAAGGTGGGCCTGCGCGACACCGAGCGGGTCCTGCGGGCCCGGCCGTACGAGCTCTCCGGCGGCATGCGGCAGCGCGCGATGATCGCGATCGCGCTGTGCGGCGGCCCGAAGCTGCTCATCGCCGACGAGCCGACCAGCGCCCTGGACGCCTCCCTGGCCCGGGAGGCGATGGAGACCATGCTCGCGCTGACCCGGGAGAGCGGGACCAGCGTGCTCGTGATCAGCCACGACATCCTGCTCGCGCAGGAGTACACCGACCGCACGTTCGTCATGTACGGCGGGCGGATCGTCGAACAGCGCTCGTCGGCGCGCCTCGTCGACACGGCCACCCACCCGTACACGGTCGCGCTGCTGCGCTGCGTGCCCACGCTGGAGTCCGCCGAGCTCGACGAGCTGCCGACGCTCGCCTCCGTCGCCGCCGAGACCCGACCCGCGGCGCCCGCCGAGGTGCCCAGCGCACGGACGGAGGGCCAGGACTGA
- a CDS encoding Rieske 2Fe-2S domain-containing protein, translating to MSISVPEHTSSGMEVANRLVAETRDQVDQAEAPPRRARPWQRYLEADLGLREYWYPAAHSGELAEGGTHKVKMLGEEVLLVRKNGKLYAVEDRCAHRGTRFSERPLVLSEDTITCWYHTWTFDLEDGDLRCILNEPGTALAGRTGVRAYPITEAKGLIFVYVGDAEPPPLEADVPASFLADDIVMHYAEPNVIRANWRLALENSFDPGHHFIHNWSQYVIESGFPMTFGYVAKPGEEAGEVKYVVDTTGPKGFSRCTRTTELIFSAVIPGKDGRPDTTYTAPAAVGRSHQELVDAFMAMPPIDVGIWLPSCNETVNFPSDMITYDWLVPIDENTTRSFMIGGRVCATEQEAADWRGEVGRVEWREPAVEKFLVDDNAARESMQTFYETENGWDRERLYRPDLEITMFRKFFSEHARAIQTPDKLVAPRSRRNPTRGRTR from the coding sequence GTGAGCATCAGCGTGCCCGAGCACACCAGCTCGGGGATGGAGGTCGCGAACCGGCTCGTGGCCGAGACGCGCGACCAGGTCGACCAGGCCGAGGCTCCGCCGCGCCGGGCCCGACCGTGGCAGCGCTACCTGGAGGCCGACCTCGGCCTGCGGGAGTACTGGTACCCGGCGGCGCACTCCGGCGAGCTCGCCGAGGGCGGCACGCACAAGGTGAAGATGCTCGGCGAGGAGGTGCTGCTCGTCCGCAAGAACGGCAAACTGTATGCCGTCGAGGACCGCTGCGCCCACCGCGGCACCCGCTTCTCCGAGCGGCCGCTGGTGCTCTCCGAGGACACGATCACGTGCTGGTACCACACGTGGACGTTCGATCTGGAGGACGGCGACCTGCGCTGCATCCTCAACGAGCCGGGCACGGCGCTGGCCGGCAGGACCGGGGTCCGCGCCTACCCGATCACCGAGGCCAAGGGCCTGATCTTCGTCTACGTCGGCGACGCCGAGCCGCCGCCGCTGGAGGCCGACGTCCCGGCGAGCTTCCTCGCCGACGACATCGTCATGCACTACGCCGAGCCGAACGTCATCCGGGCGAACTGGCGACTGGCGCTGGAGAACTCGTTCGATCCCGGCCACCACTTCATCCACAACTGGTCGCAGTACGTGATCGAATCCGGTTTTCCGATGACGTTCGGCTACGTCGCCAAGCCGGGCGAGGAGGCGGGCGAGGTCAAGTACGTCGTCGACACCACCGGGCCCAAGGGCTTCTCCCGCTGCACGCGGACGACCGAGCTGATCTTCTCCGCCGTCATCCCGGGCAAGGACGGCCGGCCGGACACCACCTACACCGCCCCGGCGGCGGTCGGCCGCTCGCACCAGGAACTGGTCGACGCGTTCATGGCGATGCCGCCGATCGACGTGGGCATCTGGCTGCCGTCCTGCAACGAGACGGTCAACTTCCCGAGCGACATGATCACCTACGACTGGCTCGTACCGATCGACGAGAACACCACCCGCAGCTTCATGATCGGCGGGCGGGTGTGCGCGACGGAGCAGGAGGCCGCCGACTGGCGCGGCGAGGTCGGCCGGGTCGAGTGGCGGGAGCCGGCCGTCGAGAAGTTCCTCGTCGACGACAACGCCGCGCGCGAGAGCATGCAGACCTTCTACGAGACCGAGAACGGCTGGGACCGGGAGCGCCTCTACCGCCCCGACCTCGAGATCACCATGTTCCGGAAGTTCTTCAGCGAGCACGCGCGGGCGATCCAGACGCCCGACAAGCTCGTCGCGCCGCGCAGCCGCCGCAACCCCACCCGGGGACGGACCCGATGA
- a CDS encoding GntR family transcriptional regulator, with the protein MKTLGAAHRPLRELVADELRQRILDGRITQGSRVIEDRLAEELGVSRNPVREAIRALESEGLVEVTPRRGVVVTVISAEEAHDLIEVRAALEVTAVRRAAARGVDPAVLAELAEIVATGSEAAAAGEFERLPMLNTRFHDLLARGSGNGALVEVLRDLQNRLQLLFSTGVQRRSGGAWDEHRRILDAIRAGDADWAEAEMRSHIRGAASRYEDTRAGVAAATGGAA; encoded by the coding sequence ATGAAGACGCTCGGAGCCGCCCACCGGCCCCTGCGCGAGCTCGTCGCCGACGAGCTCCGGCAGCGCATCCTCGACGGCCGCATCACCCAGGGCAGCCGGGTCATCGAGGACCGGCTCGCCGAGGAGCTCGGCGTGTCGCGCAACCCGGTCCGGGAGGCCATCCGGGCGCTGGAGTCGGAGGGCCTGGTCGAGGTGACCCCGCGCCGCGGCGTGGTCGTCACCGTCATCAGCGCCGAGGAGGCGCACGACCTCATCGAGGTCCGCGCGGCGCTGGAGGTCACGGCGGTGCGCCGGGCCGCCGCCCGCGGGGTGGACCCGGCGGTCCTCGCCGAGCTGGCGGAGATCGTCGCCACCGGTTCCGAGGCGGCCGCGGCGGGCGAGTTCGAGCGCCTGCCGATGCTCAACACCCGCTTCCACGACCTGCTCGCCCGGGGCAGTGGCAACGGCGCGCTGGTCGAGGTCCTGCGCGACCTGCAGAACCGCCTTCAGCTGCTGTTCTCCACCGGCGTGCAGCGCCGCTCCGGCGGCGCGTGGGACGAGCACCGGCGCATCCTCGACGCGATCCGCGCCGGCGACGCCGACTGGGCCGAGGCGGAGATGCGCTCGCACATCCGCGGCGCCGCCAGCCGGTACGAGGACACCCGCGCCGGCGTCGCGGCGGCCACCGGCGGCGCGGCCTAG
- a CDS encoding ABC transporter ATP-binding protein, with translation MDRFAQMTVDGVSKSFGPQHRRHVAVDAVTLEVTPGSRIGVVGESGSGKSTLARMMVGLDAPSAGSISFNGAPLRSLLKLRASRLELRREVQFVAQDTTSSFDPLRTLRDSIRTPAQRLAGLDRRAADARVDATVSMLGLSPALADRHPGEVSGGQRQRFAIARALVVEPNLLVCDEVVSALDVSVQGSILNFLKRYCVERDAALVFVSHGLPATAFVCERLVVMRGGQIVEDGPTSTVLNSPRHDYTRSLLAAFRGPAAQEGPA, from the coding sequence ATGGACCGGTTCGCCCAGATGACCGTGGACGGGGTGTCGAAGTCGTTCGGCCCGCAGCACCGCCGGCACGTGGCCGTCGACGCGGTGACCCTGGAGGTGACGCCGGGCTCGCGGATCGGCGTCGTCGGCGAGTCCGGTTCCGGCAAGTCCACGCTGGCCCGGATGATGGTCGGCCTGGACGCGCCGTCGGCGGGCTCGATCAGCTTCAACGGCGCGCCGCTGCGCAGCCTGCTCAAGCTGCGCGCCTCCCGGCTGGAGCTGCGCCGCGAGGTGCAGTTCGTCGCCCAGGACACCACGTCGTCGTTCGACCCGCTGCGCACCCTGCGGGACTCGATCCGCACTCCCGCGCAGCGCCTGGCCGGGCTCGACCGGCGGGCCGCCGACGCGCGGGTCGACGCCACGGTGTCGATGCTCGGGCTGTCCCCGGCGCTGGCGGACCGCCATCCCGGCGAGGTCTCCGGCGGGCAGCGCCAGCGCTTCGCGATCGCCCGCGCCCTGGTCGTCGAGCCGAACCTGCTCGTCTGCGACGAGGTCGTCTCCGCCCTCGACGTCTCCGTGCAGGGGTCGATCCTGAACTTCCTCAAGCGCTACTGCGTCGAACGCGACGCCGCCCTGGTGTTCGTCTCGCACGGCCTGCCGGCGACGGCGTTCGTCTGCGAGCGCCTGGTCGTGATGCGCGGCGGGCAGATCGTCGAGGACGGGCCGACGAGCACGGTCCTGAACTCCCCCCGCCACGACTACACCCGCAGCCTGCTGGCCGCCTTCCGCGGCCCGGCCGCACAGGAAGGGCCAGCCTGA
- a CDS encoding GntR family transcriptional regulator, translating into MVAPDRFAEIEKCRVEFGRARRERAETRPLHASPRRAYELIRASLRSGELEPDALAEGRLIDALGITRNSVRRALSMLADEGLLSRAPRRGTSVSHGIWQIPAGEVLPREISESQEWQRLQIEELAHCAVPATDGLRDRLEITDADILMTEQLFRLDGQPLCVRTGYVPMIVEPERYFAEVVAIDRRPPRYEALFERLFGAPLGTAEAVVEAVPCEERTARLLGVDAGSPVLLREVLVRDGTGRPREVSYTHFRGDRVALSSVTGPGPAAPGPTNAPHGPAQPAQRRSASPQADVA; encoded by the coding sequence ATGGTTGCGCCCGACAGGTTCGCCGAGATCGAGAAGTGCCGGGTCGAGTTCGGCCGGGCCCGTCGCGAGCGTGCCGAGACCCGCCCGCTGCACGCCTCCCCGCGCCGGGCCTACGAGCTGATCCGTGCCAGCCTGCGCTCGGGCGAGCTGGAGCCGGACGCGCTGGCGGAGGGCCGCCTCATCGACGCGCTGGGCATCACCCGCAACTCGGTGCGCCGCGCGCTGTCGATGCTTGCCGACGAGGGGCTGCTCAGCCGGGCCCCCCGCCGCGGCACCAGCGTCAGCCACGGCATCTGGCAGATCCCCGCCGGCGAGGTGCTTCCCCGCGAGATCAGCGAGTCCCAGGAGTGGCAACGGCTCCAGATCGAGGAGCTGGCGCACTGCGCGGTGCCCGCCACCGACGGCCTGCGGGACCGGCTGGAGATCACCGATGCCGACATCCTCATGACCGAGCAGCTCTTCCGCCTCGACGGCCAGCCGCTGTGCGTGCGCACCGGCTACGTCCCCATGATCGTCGAGCCGGAGCGGTACTTCGCCGAAGTGGTGGCGATCGACCGGCGCCCGCCCCGCTACGAGGCCCTGTTCGAGCGGCTGTTCGGCGCGCCGCTGGGCACCGCCGAGGCGGTGGTCGAGGCGGTGCCGTGCGAGGAGCGCACGGCCCGCCTGCTCGGCGTCGACGCAGGCAGCCCCGTCCTGCTGCGGGAGGTGCTCGTCCGCGACGGCACCGGCCGTCCCCGCGAGGTCAGCTACACCCACTTTCGCGGCGACCGGGTCGCCCTGTCCTCGGTGACCGGACCCGGTCCCGCCGCGCCGGGACCGACGAACGCACCCCACGGACCGGCCCAGCCGGCGCAGCGACGGTCGGCCTCACCTCAGGCAGACGTGGCGTGA